One segment of Danio aesculapii chromosome 3, fDanAes4.1, whole genome shotgun sequence DNA contains the following:
- the vasnb gene encoding vasorin b — MKRFLPLLLSLLFYQLLSYPVLADTCPDNCTCQVQDSIFCFNRKDTKMPSEVPTTAKNLYVFKNGIESLSQDDFVNLGSLEMLDLSQNKLTELPDHVFEPLSSLNNLDLSANQIVHISKDSFAGLELLERLYLYSNLIESIHPAAFDGLHELLELKLQGNKLKILPVLEMPHLLLLDLRFNSIPSPGPNDLQTPKLESLKLGGLGLSTLNEELLGSFKNLHELDISNNQLTAFPVVLREAKGLVSLILAGNPMGPLNWEDFEKLTELHELDISNLSLQGLPETLAQLLPHLKRLTVAENPFNCLCNLAWFPSWLRTKQIQLGRTEETRCHFPPLNSGKVLERLGHREFGCPITTTITTRTVKTTAVPPAPLTSVPSTTHAILPPKPSDNPSTESDNDPAPPTPSTSIDPEMRSTFCPSKICLNGGTCWLDNEGHVECICVPGTSGTYCEKEEDPLLFPTEIPSEPEIIAKKVTSSSIHLDLHRYIDMHPNIRGVKLTYRNLSGQDKRPKQLNVPRYYMDYTLRGLQPNSTYSVCASPLGEAGDMNRVCTEAQTVSLQLAPPGARLEDPKLTTMLIPALAILLLLVLVAVAVGVACYMHKKKSKGHLDLECDPSQLELEGLDNGALPKKQEIITCPSTVQNGGLDYRVPLMEEHCTANNNMNSLKPSYF; from the coding sequence ATGAAGCGCTTCCTTCCTCTACTGCTGTCCCTCCTCTTCTACCAACTCTTATCATATCCAGTATTGGCTGACACCTGTCCAGACAACTGTACCTGCCAAGTTCAAGACTCCATATTCTGCTTTAACCGCAAAGACACAAAAATGCCCAGCGAAGTACCCACAACAGCTAAGAATCTATATGTGTTCAAGAATGGCATTGAGTCACTTTCTCAAGATGATTTTGTTAATTTGGGCAGCTTGGAGATGCTGGATCTAAGTCAGAATAAGTTGACAGAACTCCCAGATCATGTGTTTGAACCTCTGTCTTCTCTCAACAACCTGGATCTTTCAGCTAACCAGATCGTCCACATTTCCAAGGACAGCTTTGCGGGACTGGAACTTCTGGAACGATTATATCTCTACAGCAACCTCATAGAGAGCATCCATCCTGCAGCTTTTGATGGACTACATGAGTTGCTGGAGCTCAAGCTGCAAGGAAACAAACTGAAAATATTGCCTGTTCTGGAAATGCCCCATCTGCTTCTGCTAGACTTACGGTTCAACAGTATCCCCTCACCAGGTCCAAACGACCTGCAGACACCCAAGTTGGAATCACTGAAACTGGGAGGATTGGGGCTTAGCACCCTGAACGAGGAGCTCTTGGGAAGCTTTAAGAACCTCCATGAGCTTGACATCTCCAACAATCAGTTAACTGCCTTTCCAGTGGTACTGCGGGAAGCAAAGGGCTTGGTATCTCTCATTTTGGCTGGGAATCCAATGGGACCTCTAAATTGGGAAGACTTTGAGAAACTCACAGAGCTTCATGAGCTGGATATCAGCAATCTAAGCTTGCAAGGCTTGCCGGAGACTTTAGCCCAGCTCTTACCTCACCTAAAAAGACTGACTGTTGCAGAAAACCCTTTCAACTGTCTCTGTAATCTGGCTTGGTTTCCTAGTTGGCTGCGAACTAAGCAAATTCAGTTGGGCAGGACAGAAGAGACACGCTGCCACTTTCCTCCTCTAAATTCTGGGAAGGTGTTGGAAAGACTGGGGCACAGAGAATTTGGATGTCCGATTACCACAACCATTACAACTCGGACGGTAAAAACCACTGCCGTACCACCAGCTCCATTGACCAGTGTACCAAGTACAACTCATGCAATTCTCCCTCCTAAACCTAGCGATAACCCCTCTACTGAATCTGACAATGACCCTGCACCTCCCACCCCCAGCACAAGTATTGACCCAGAGATGAGATCAACTTTCTGCCCATCCAAGATCTGTCTAAACGGAGGAACATGTTGGCTGGACAATGAAGGACACGTGGAATGCATTTGCGTACCTGGAACATCAGGTACATATTGTGAAAAGGAGGAAGATCCACTACTATTCCCTACAGAAATCCCTTCAGAACCTGAAATAATCGCAAAGAAGGTAACTAGCTCCTCAATACACCTAGACCTTCATCGGTACATTGATATGCACCCCAACATCCGGGGAGTTAAGTTAACTTACAGAAACCTTTCTGGACAAGATAAACGTCCGAAGCAACTGAATGTTCCGCGCTATTACATGGACTACACTCTGCGTGGACTTCAGCCAAACTCAACGTATTCTGTATGTGCCAGTCCACTGGGTGAAGCTGGGGATATGAACAGAGTGTGCACAGAGGCCCAGACAGTCAGTCTGCAACTCGCTCCACCTGGAGCTCGACTAGAGGACCCAAAGCTCACTACGATGCTCATCCCTGCACTCGCCATCCTTCTTCTGCTAGTCCTAGTGGCTGTTGCTGTTGGCGTAGCATGCTACATGCataaaaagaaatcaaagggACACCTGGACTTAGAATGTGATCCATCACAGCTGGAGCTGGAGGGTCTGGACAATGGGGCCCTACCCAAAAAGCAAGAGATTATCACCTGTCCATCAACAGTGCAAAATGGTGGCTTGGACTACAGGGTGCCTCTCATGGAGGAGCATTGTACTGCTAACAACAACATGAACAGTTTGAAACCCTCGTATTTCTGA